The genomic DNA GAAGCGCTCCACCACGCGCGAGGCGACGATGCCGATGACGCCCGGGTGCCAACCCTCGTCATAGAGCACGAAGCCCCGCGCGTCCTTGCGCGACTCGGCCTGGAGCAGCGCCTGCGTGAGGATGCTGCTCTCGATGCCCTGGCGCTCGGCGTTGGCCCGGTCCAGCACGGACGCGAGCGCGCGCGCCGACTCCAGCGTCTCCGAACACAACAGCTGCAGTCCCAGCGACGCGTCGTGCAGGCGCCCCGCGGCGTTGATGCGGGGCCCCAGCCGGAAGCCCACCTGGCCCGCGGTGATCGGCGTGTCCGGGTCCATGCCCGCCGCTTCCTTCAGCGCCCGGACGCCCGGGCGGCGGGCCGCCGTCAGCTCCTGGAGGCCGTGCGAGACGAGGATGCGGTTGGCGCCCGTCAGCGGCACCACGTCCGCGACGGTGGCCAGCGCCACCAGGTCCATCATCGTGCGCAGGTTGGGCTCCTTGCGCGTGGCGAAGAAGCCGTCGTCCCGCAGCCGCTTGCGCAGGCCCATGCAGAGGTTGAACGCCACGCCCGCGGCGCACAGCGCCTTGGTGGGGTACTCGCAGCCGGGCTGGTGCGGGTTGAGCACCGCCACCGCCGGCGGGAGCGTGGGGGGCACCGTGTGGTGGTCCACCACCACCACGTCCAGGCCCAGCTCCCTGGCGCGGGTGATTTCCGCCACGGAGGTGATGCCGCAGTCCAGTGTCACCAGCACCCGCGTTCCATCCGCGGCGATGCGCTCCACCGCGGACAGGTTGAGGCCGTAACCCTCGTCCAGCCGGTGGGGGATGTAGGTGGCGGGCGGCGCGCCCAGCTCACGCAGGAACAGGTACAGGAGCGACGTGGAGCACACCCCGTCCACGTCGTAGTCGCCGTAGAGGGTCACCTTCTCCCGCGCGTGCAGCGCGCGCACCAGCCGCTCCACGCCCGCTGACATGCCCTTCATCCGGAACGGGTCCGGCAGGTCCGCCAACCGGTCCGACAGGAACGCCGACGCGGACTCCGGCGTGCGGTAACCTCGGTGCAGGAGCACCCGCGCTGCGAGCGGATGGAGCGACAGCTCCCCCGCCAGCGACCCCACCTCCTCCTCGACCACGTCTGGCAGCAACCACCGCACGCGCAGCTCCCCTCCTCGGCGCCTGAGACAACCCCCGGCGGCCGGGACGAAATCTTGACATGCGGACAGTACCCCAGACGTCTGACGAGGAAAGTCCAACCTGGGGCACGACATTTCCCTTCCTGCACGGGCGTTCAGCCGTGCGCTCGGCTCCGCGCCTGCTCGTGGGAGGCGCGCCGTGCGCGCGATGCCCAGCTTGTCTGCACAGAACCTGACAGGGAGGAAACATGACTGCGAAAGGACGCTGGGTCGCCGTGGCGACCCTCGCGCTGATGGCCACCGGTTCGGCCTCGGCGCAGGAACGCAAGGATGACAAGCGAGGGGACGTCAACGTCTTCCTGCGCGGCGGGCTCGGCGACTACACGGGCAACCTGGGGGATTTCACCGACACCGGCCCCGCGTGGGGACTGACACTCAACGTGCAGCCCACCACGTTCCTGGGTATCGAACTGGGGTACGAGGGCTCGCGCAACGGCATCGCCGATGACCGGCTGCTGGGGGACGGCCCGGCGCTCGTGCGCCAGGGTGGCAGCGCCCTGGTGAAGCTCTCCCCGCCCATGCTGACGGCCGTGCGGCCCTTCGTCGGCGCGGGCCTGGGCATCTCCTACGTCGACGTGCGCGGCGCGGGCGAGGGCCTGTGGGACTCGGACACCATGCAGGAGCTGCCGTTGGCGGCCGGCCTCGAGTTCAACAGCGGGGCGCTCACCGCGGGCGTCCGGGCCACCTGGCGGCTGCTGCTCAACGACGGCTTCGCCGACGGCGCGCTCGACGAGGACTCGGACGGCGGCCTGCTGGACGCCTCGCTGACGCTGGGGGCGCGCTTCTAGCGCCCCGGCGTCGGAAAACACCGAGGGCCCTGCCTCCCAGCGCATCCGGGAGACCAGGGCCCTCGTGCCTTCTCACGAACGCCCGGTGGCTACCGGGCGGACGCGGTGGGGGCGTGGCTCATGCCGTCTTCGGCTCGTGCTTGATGTCGCCGCCGCGCTGCCGGGCCTCCTTGGCCGCGGCGCGCTCGTCCAGCCAGATGGTGAGCGGGCTGGCGATGTACACCGACGAGTACGTGCCCACGAGGATGCCCACGAGCATCGCCATGGCGAAGTCGAAGATCTCCCCCACCCCGAAGACGAGCAGGCCGATGAGCGACAGCGCCGTGGTGCCGGAGGTGAGGATGGTGCGGCCCAGGGTGTCGTTGATGGCGATGTTGATGACCTCCGCCAGCGGCTTGCCCTTGTACTTGGCCATGTCCTCGCGGATGCGGTCGTAGATGACGATGGTGTCGTTGACGGAGTAGCCGACGATGGTCAGCAGCGCGGCGATGGCCGTGAGGCCGAACTCGCGGCGGCTCACCAGGTAGTAGCCGGCGACCATGATGACGTCGTGGAGCATGGCCAGCAGCGCGCCCGGGCCGAACTTGAAGTCGAACCGGAACGCCACGTAGATGAGGATGGCCACCATCGCGTACAGCAGCGCCATGACGCCGCGGTTGCGCAGCTGCTTGCCCACCTGCGGGCCCACGTAGTCCACGCGGCGCTGCTCGAAGTCCGGCTTCTCCAGGCCCGCGCCCAGCGCGGAGTGCACCTTGTCCGCCATGCCGCTGGCGACGACCTGGTAGTCGACGCCCCCGCCGCCCTGGTTCTCGCCCAGGACGCGGACCTCCTGCACGCCGGTGCCGGAGTCCTCCACGGCCTTCTTGATGGTCTCCGGGGCCAGCGGGCTGGCCGAGCGGAAGTTCACGATGCCGTTGGCCAGGTCCGCGTACACGTTGCGGATGTTGCCCAGGGCCTGGATGGCCTGCTTCGCCTTGTCCGCGTTCGCCTCGTTCAGCTGCGTGACGCCGCCCAGGCGCAGCAGGAACGAGTTGTCCGCCTCGCCGCCGATGTTCTGCACGCTCACGTCGTGCAGGCCACCCTTCTCCGCGCGCTCACGCACCTCCGCCGCGGTCACCGGGTGGTTGAACTTCAGCTCCACCACCGTGCCGCCGGCGAAGTCGACGCCGAAGTTGAACCCCACCGTCGCGATACCCACGATGATGGCGAGGTTGACGATGGTGGAGATGAACACGGCCGGCTTGCGCTTGCCGATGAAGTCGATGTTCGTCTTCTTCTTGAGGATCTGCATGGCAGGTTCCCGTGCTCCGTCGGTCAGACCGACACCGACTGCGCGTTACGGCCGTGGACGAAGTAGGTCATGATGACGCGCGTCACCACGATGGACGTGAACAGCGATGCCAGCAGCCCGACGATGAGCGTCGTGGCGAAGCCCCGCACCGGCCCGGTTCCCGTGAAGAACAGGATGAAGCCGGCGATGAGCGCCGTCACGTGCGCGTCGAAGATGGTCCAGAAGGCGCGATCGTACCCCTGGTCCACCGCCGCCTTGGCGCTCTTGCCGTGGCTGAGCTCCTCGCGGATGCGCTCGTTGATGAGCACGTTGGCGTCCACCGCGATGCCCAGCGTCAGCACGAAGCCGGCGATGCCCGGCAGCGTCAGCGTGGCGTTGAAGAACGCCAGGCCCGCCAGGATGAGCAGACCGTTGAGGATGAGGGCGATGTCCGCGATGAGGCCCGCCTTGCGGTAGTAGAGGGCCATGAAGGCCACCACCAGCCCCAGGCCCATCAGCGCCGCCAGGCTGCCCTTCTTGATGAGCTCGTCACCCAGGCTCGCGCCCACCTGACGAATCTCGCCCACCGTCACCGGCGCGGGCAGCGCGCCCGCCTTGAGCACCAGCGCCAGCGTCTGCGCCTCGCCCAGCCACTCGTTGAAGCTGCGCGCGCCCATGCGGCCCATGGTGATGCGGGCCCGGCCGCCGGAGATCTTCTCGTTGATGTTCGGCGCGGTGTGGACGTTGTCGTCCAGCACGATGGCCATGCGACGGCCCACGCCCGCCTCGGTCAGCTTCTCGAACTCGCGCGCACCGGACGCGTCGAACGCGATGTTGACCTCGGGCTCGTTCATCTGGCTGACGGACGCGTCCGCGCCCGCCAGGCTCTCGCCCGTCAGCGGGACGTTCTTGTCCAGGAGGAACGTGCGGTAGGAGGAGCACTCGTTCTTCTTCACCGGGTTGGCCATGCACTCGGTGAGGACGACGCGGTTCTCCGGGACCTTGTCCTTGGTGTAGTCCAGCAGCGCCTCGCGCGACGAGGACTGCAGCTGCGGGAAGCCGCCCTCCTCCGTCAGCGTGATGTCGCTGCCGGCCGGCGGCGGCGTGGTCTGGAACATCTGCGCGAAGAACCGGGGGTTGGAGTCATCCACCATCCGGAACTCCAGCTGCGCGGTGGTGCCCACCAGCTCCTTGGCCTGCTCCGGGTTGCTGCGGCCCGGCAGGGAGATCTGGATGGAGTCGGTGCCCAGCTTGCGCACGTCCACCTCCGCCACGCCCCACTTGTCGATGCGGCGGCGGATGACGAGCATGGCCTGGTCCACGGCCTCCTCGCGGAAGCGGTTCGTCTGGGACTCGTCCGGCGCGAGCACCAGCTTCGCGCCATCGCGGCTGACGAGCTTGAAGTCCCCGTACATGGCCAGGACGTCCTTCTCGATGGCGTCCATGGTCGCCGGGTCCTTCGCGGTCAGGGTGAGCTGGAGCTTCTCCGGATCCGTATCCGCCGTGACCTCGCCGAGCTTCTTGTCGGCGACGTACGTGGCGATCTGCTGGCCCCGGCGCTCGGTCCGCTTCTGGAGCGCCGTCTTGGTGTCCACGCGCATCACCATGTGGATGCCGCCCTGAAGGTCCAGGCCCAGGTTGAGCCGGTACTTCGCGGAGGGCGCCCACTTCGGCAGCCGCTCCTGCAGCAGCGCCAGGTTGTTGCGCTGGTCACGGTCCATGACCACCAGCGAGTAATACGTCGGGATGAGGAACCAGAGGGTCCCCAGCGTCACCGCGACAATCATTCCGAACTTCCACCACCAGCCGCGGTCCATTACTTCTCCTCCTTCTTCTTCTCGTCCTTCTTCTCTTCGGCGGGCGCCGCCTGCGCGCCTTCGGCCACCGTGCCCTTGGCACTGATGGACGTCTTGAGCACCCGGATGCGCACGCCGCTGGCGACCTCCACCAGCACCGCCCGCTCCTCGACGAGGTGGATCTTCCCGAGGATTCCTCCCGCGGTGACGACCTCATCCCCCTTCTTGAGCGAAGCGAGCAGGTTGCGGTGCTCCTTCATCTGCTTCTGCTGGGGGCGGATCATGACGAAGTACATGATCGCCACCAGTCCCACGAGCAGCGCCAGGGTTTGAAACGGGCTGGACCCGCCCCCGGCCTGCGCCAGCATCAAAAAGCTCTCAGCCACTGACTGCCTCGTGTCGGTTGAGGAAGGCTTGGGATGGGCGACCC from Myxococcus stipitatus includes the following:
- the secD gene encoding protein translocase subunit SecD, translated to MDRGWWWKFGMIVAVTLGTLWFLIPTYYSLVVMDRDQRNNLALLQERLPKWAPSAKYRLNLGLDLQGGIHMVMRVDTKTALQKRTERRGQQIATYVADKKLGEVTADTDPEKLQLTLTAKDPATMDAIEKDVLAMYGDFKLVSRDGAKLVLAPDESQTNRFREEAVDQAMLVIRRRIDKWGVAEVDVRKLGTDSIQISLPGRSNPEQAKELVGTTAQLEFRMVDDSNPRFFAQMFQTTPPPAGSDITLTEEGGFPQLQSSSREALLDYTKDKVPENRVVLTECMANPVKKNECSSYRTFLLDKNVPLTGESLAGADASVSQMNEPEVNIAFDASGAREFEKLTEAGVGRRMAIVLDDNVHTAPNINEKISGGRARITMGRMGARSFNEWLGEAQTLALVLKAGALPAPVTVGEIRQVGASLGDELIKKGSLAALMGLGLVVAFMALYYRKAGLIADIALILNGLLILAGLAFFNATLTLPGIAGFVLTLGIAVDANVLINERIREELSHGKSAKAAVDQGYDRAFWTIFDAHVTALIAGFILFFTGTGPVRGFATTLIVGLLASLFTSIVVTRVIMTYFVHGRNAQSVSV
- the secF gene encoding protein translocase subunit SecF, which codes for MQILKKKTNIDFIGKRKPAVFISTIVNLAIIVGIATVGFNFGVDFAGGTVVELKFNHPVTAAEVRERAEKGGLHDVSVQNIGGEADNSFLLRLGGVTQLNEANADKAKQAIQALGNIRNVYADLANGIVNFRSASPLAPETIKKAVEDSGTGVQEVRVLGENQGGGGVDYQVVASGMADKVHSALGAGLEKPDFEQRRVDYVGPQVGKQLRNRGVMALLYAMVAILIYVAFRFDFKFGPGALLAMLHDVIMVAGYYLVSRREFGLTAIAALLTIVGYSVNDTIVIYDRIREDMAKYKGKPLAEVINIAINDTLGRTILTSGTTALSLIGLLVFGVGEIFDFAMAMLVGILVGTYSSVYIASPLTIWLDERAAAKEARQRGGDIKHEPKTA
- the yajC gene encoding preprotein translocase subunit YajC, producing the protein MAESFLMLAQAGGGSSPFQTLALLVGLVAIMYFVMIRPQQKQMKEHRNLLASLKKGDEVVTAGGILGKIHLVEERAVLVEVASGVRIRVLKTSISAKGTVAEGAQAAPAEEKKDEKKKEEK
- a CDS encoding porin family protein is translated as MTAKGRWVAVATLALMATGSASAQERKDDKRGDVNVFLRGGLGDYTGNLGDFTDTGPAWGLTLNVQPTTFLGIELGYEGSRNGIADDRLLGDGPALVRQGGSALVKLSPPMLTAVRPFVGAGLGISYVDVRGAGEGLWDSDTMQELPLAAGLEFNSGALTAGVRATWRLLLNDGFADGALDEDSDGGLLDASLTLGARF
- the recJ gene encoding single-stranded-DNA-specific exonuclease RecJ, with protein sequence MRWLLPDVVEEEVGSLAGELSLHPLAARVLLHRGYRTPESASAFLSDRLADLPDPFRMKGMSAGVERLVRALHAREKVTLYGDYDVDGVCSTSLLYLFLRELGAPPATYIPHRLDEGYGLNLSAVERIAADGTRVLVTLDCGITSVAEITRARELGLDVVVVDHHTVPPTLPPAVAVLNPHQPGCEYPTKALCAAGVAFNLCMGLRKRLRDDGFFATRKEPNLRTMMDLVALATVADVVPLTGANRILVSHGLQELTAARRPGVRALKEAAGMDPDTPITAGQVGFRLGPRINAAGRLHDASLGLQLLCSETLESARALASVLDRANAERQGIESSILTQALLQAESRKDARGFVLYDEGWHPGVIGIVASRVVERFHRPTVMVGVKDGVGKGSARSIEAFHLHDALSGCAHLLTKFGGHKHAAGLTVDADRLPELRDAFEKIAWQRLTPEDLIPRCRVDAVVSPQELDASAVEALQRLGPFGQGNPEPVLVLRHQLARPRVLPAKAAGTSGHLKLALADAPELDAIGFGMADRAQLVAGPVDLAFQAGFDTFRGQRKLSLRLKDVRAAA